From Amycolatopsis sp. YIM 10, the proteins below share one genomic window:
- a CDS encoding BTAD domain-containing putative transcriptional regulator, translated as MVSEVPAGSGNPGGTAESAVTFTLLGPLEVLKDGVDHAPTAPKILQLMAMLLMRPGKVVQIDSIIQELWANKPPRSVRTTMQTYVYQVRRCIEQNRLAADPESMLATKPPGYVFRIDPAQVDVFEFQQLCRRGRDEMDARRFGDAARSFRSALGLWSGPALANVNCGSVLAAYAVDLAEQRRAAQHLRIEAEIEAGMHRELVGELRSLVTANPLDEGLHGQLMRVLGRSGRRSDAMATYRQLRTRLTTELGVEPCDELQLLHHELLSAGDPS; from the coding sequence TTGGTTTCCGAAGTTCCGGCCGGGAGTGGCAACCCCGGCGGCACGGCCGAAAGCGCGGTGACGTTCACCCTTCTCGGCCCGCTCGAAGTGCTCAAGGACGGCGTCGACCACGCGCCGACGGCGCCGAAGATCCTGCAACTGATGGCGATGCTGCTGATGCGGCCGGGCAAGGTCGTGCAGATCGACTCCATCATCCAGGAGCTGTGGGCGAACAAGCCACCGCGCAGCGTGCGCACCACCATGCAGACCTACGTCTACCAGGTCCGCCGCTGCATCGAGCAGAACCGGCTGGCGGCCGACCCCGAATCCATGCTGGCCACCAAGCCGCCCGGGTACGTCTTCCGCATCGACCCGGCGCAGGTGGACGTGTTCGAGTTCCAGCAGCTGTGCCGCCGCGGCCGCGACGAGATGGACGCGCGGCGGTTCGGTGACGCGGCGCGGTCGTTCCGGAGCGCACTTGGCCTGTGGTCCGGACCCGCGCTGGCCAACGTCAACTGCGGTTCGGTGCTCGCCGCCTACGCGGTGGACCTGGCCGAGCAGCGCCGGGCCGCGCAGCACCTGCGCATCGAGGCGGAGATCGAGGCCGGCATGCACCGCGAGCTGGTCGGTGAGCTGCGCTCGCTGGTCACCGCGAACCCGCTCGACGAAGGCCTGCACGGGCAGCTGATGCGGGTGCTCGGGCGCAGTGGCAGGCGGTCCGACGCGATGGCCACCTACCGGCAGCTGCGCACGCGGCTGACCACGGAGCTGGGCGTGGAACCCTGTGACGAGTTGCAGCTGCTGCACCACGAGCTGCTCTCGGCCGGGGACCCCTCCTGA